The Benincasa hispida cultivar B227 chromosome 11, ASM972705v1, whole genome shotgun sequence genome has a segment encoding these proteins:
- the LOC120089845 gene encoding protein P21-like, protein MSFFFCCKHLIFISFIFSLLINNQLIEAQLMEIDPNLDQSLLPFGSIANSGGGFIKSCGIPRGNRPTFTVLNNCPYTVWAAAVPGGGRRLDNGDVWTLKLRNFDSSGRVWGRTNCNFDNSGRGKCQTGDCGGVLNCQGSGAPPVTLAEFALSQFNNMDFLDISLVDGFNIPTKFSPKTSYGCSRGASCTADINQQCPKELRAPGGCNNPCTVFKTNAYCCFDSTTTCGATNYSRFFKSLCPDAYSYPLDDPSTLTCPGGTSYDIVFCPS, encoded by the coding sequence ATGTCCTTCTTCTTTTGCTGCAAACATCTCATTTTCATTTCctttatcttttctcttttgaTAAACAACCAATTAATTGAAGCTCAACTAATGGAAATAGACCCTAATCTTGACCAATCCCTTCTCCCCTTCGGCTCAATCGCTAATAGCGGGGGTGGTTTCATCAAAAGCTGCGGAATTCCACGTGGCAATCGCCCCACTTTCACCGTGCTCAATAACTGCCCCTACACAGTTTGGGCCGCCGCTGTCCCAGGCGGTGGCCGACGCCTCGACAACGGCGACGTTTGGACCTTGAAACTGCGTAACTTCGACAGCTCAGGGCGCGTTTGGGGGAGAACCAATTGTAATTTCGACAACTCAGGGCGTGGAAAATGTCAGACCGGTGATTGCGGCGGCGTTCTCAACTGCCAAGGCTCCGGCGCACCACCCGTAACTTTGGCTGAATTTGCACTCAGTCAATTTAACAATATGGATTTCTTGGACATCTCTCTTGTCGATGGGTTTAATATTCCGACCAAATTCAGTCCGAAGACGTCTTATGGATGCAGCAGGGGCGCCAGTTGTACCGCCGATATCAACCAGCAGTGTCCTAAGGAGCTGAGAGCGCCCGGCGGCTGTAACAATCCCTGCACGGTGTTCAAAACCAATGCGTATTGTTGCTTTGATTCAACAACCACTTGTGGGGCTACGAACTATTCaagatttttcaaaagtttatgTCCAGATGCTTATAGCTACCCATTGGATGATCCTAGCACGTTGACCTGCCCTGGTGGAACTAGCTACGACATCGTATTTTGCCCTTCTTAA